The genomic segment AATAATTTCTTTGTTATTTGGCAACCAAGAAAAATGAGGGTATACTCCAAAAACCGCCCAAGCTTCTTGCTGGTCTTTACTTAAATCGTAATAAATAGGCCATTCTCTCCCAGTCTCTAATTCGTGAATGTATAAAACTGTTTTTGTTCTTACACGTTTTACAAATGCTAAGAATTTACCATCTTTAGAAACAACGGGTCTTGCAGCTCCTCCAGGTCCACCTGTAATTTGTGTTGTTTTTCCAGTTTCGAAATCGTATTGTTTTATTACATAAATCTGTTTATTTGGATCTTTATTATATTGAAAAAATCCTCCAGGATACATGTCTTCTGCATAATATAAATACCTTCCATCAGGAGAAATCGAAGGGTCATTTACATCTTGTTGGTCGTTTTTTCTTGATGTTAATTTTAAACCAGTTTCACCAGAAAGAGGGTATTGCCACATTTCTCCAGCACCAACAGAACGTGTAGATGTAAAATGTTTTCTGGCAACTAAAGATTTACCATCTGGCGTCCAAACAGCATTATTTAACAATCGGTATTTTTCTTTTGTAATGGATTTTGCATCACTTCCATTGGCTCTCATTACCCAAATATTATTTCCTCCTTCTGCATCGCTGGTAAAAGAAATATATTTTCCGTTTGGACTAAATCTTGGCTGTACTTCATACGCTAAACCAGAACGTAAAATGGTTGCTGTTCCTCCAGAAACAGGCATTTTATAAATATCTCCTAACAAATCGAAAACGATAGTTTTTCCATCTGGGCTTACGTCTAAATTCATCCAAGTTCCTTCGTCTGTATTTAAAACGAAAGAATTATATAACCAATTTTCGTGCGGATTATTTACGTCCCATTTTGCTGATTTCTCTTGTGCCATTAATGTAGAAGAAATTGCAAATAATAAGAAATATATGTGCTTTTTAATCATTATAAAATAAATTTAACTGTTTTTGTGATTATAAAAATAAGGTTTATATTTTAGTCAAGTTCATAAAGCTTTCTTTAAAAACTAATTTTAAGTAAAAAATGGCTTCTTGAGCATCTTTTTTAGAGAAAATAATGGGTGGTTTTATTTTAATTACGTTATTATCAGGACCATCAGAACTCATTAAAATGCCAAAACCTTTCATTCTATTAATTAGATAATCGGTTTGTTTTGGCAGCGGCTGTAACTCTTTATTGACTAATTCGAAACCCAAAAATAAACCTTGTCCGCGAACGTTTCCAATTATTGGAAATTCTTTAGATAATGTTAAAAGTTCTTGCTTTAAATAATCTCCAACTTTAAACGCGTTTTTTTGTAAATTATTGTTTTTTACAGTTTGTAAAACTTGGGTTGCAATCGCACAAGAAACAGGGTTTCCGCCAAAAGTATTAAAGAATTCCATGCCATTTGCAAATTTCTCTGCAACCTCTTTTGTGCAAGCAACTGCAGCAATTGGATGTCCATTTCCTAAAGGTTTTCCAATGGTAACAATATCTGGAATTACATTGTGCAATTGAAACCCCCAGAAAGTTTTTCCCATTCTACCAATACCAGTTTGTACTTCATCTGAAATACACAAACCGCCAGCTTTTTTAATTTTTTGATATACTTTTTCTAAAAATCCTTCTGGCAATTCTACCTGTCCACCACAAGAAATAATAGGTTCTATAATAAAACCGCCAACTTTTTTATTTTGTTGATGAATGTTATCAATTAAAAGTTGAACTTCGTTAGCATAATTTTTAGCCGTATTTTTTCCTCGATATTTTCCTCTAAACGAATTTGGGATTGGGAAAATATGGGTGTTTTTCGGAGTTCCTTTTCCTCCTTTTCCATCAAATTTATAAGATGAAATATTTACGGTTGCATTTGTGTTTCCATGATACCCAATTTCACTGGCGATAATTTCTTGAGAATTTGTAACCGTTTTTACCATTCTAAGAGCGAGTTCATTGGCTTCACTTCCAGAGTTTACAAAATGTAAAACAGATAATTCTTTTGGTAACGTTTCTAAAAGTTCTTTCGCTAAAATATGAATGTTTTCATGTAAATAACGCGTATTTGTATTTAAAACAGCCATTTGCTTTTGCCCCGCTTTTACAACCTCGAAATTTTCGTGCCCAACATGTGCTACGTTATTTACAGTGTCTAAATATTTTCTTCCAGAAAAATCCATTAAATATTGGTCTAAACCACGAACAATGTGTAACGGTTTTTTATATTGAAGACTCATTCCTTTTCCTAAATGTGCTTTTCTTTCAATAAGAATTTCATCAGAAATATCAATTAAATTCTCTTTAAAACCGTCTACTTTAAACAATAAATTTGGATTTGGACAAATACTTTTCCAAACATCAATTTCATTAAAAAAAGCAACTCCAGGAAAGTCGTTTATACAATCTAACATCGATAAGAAAACTTGAAAATGTAAATGCGGCGCCCAATTTCCATTTTCGGGATAATTGGCTAAAATCGCAATTTGTGTTCCTTTTTCAATGAAATCTCCAGTTTTATGTTTTAGAACACTTTCAGCTGTATTATGTCCATATAAAGTATAAAAATGAAAGTCTTTTTGTTGGTGTTTTAAAATGATAAAACCACCATAATTTTTGTTATTTGAATTATTATCTGCAACAACAACTTCGCCATCGAAAAGTGTGTGAACTGGGGTGTTTTCTGGTAACCAAAAATCAATTCCTAAATGAATGGTTCTACTTTCTTTACCATAATTACCTACTTTATTATAAGAAGTGGAAGTGTATAAAGAGCGAGGTTCTAAATACCCGCCAGCAATTATTTTAGTGGGAACTTGTTTTTGAAGTTGTTCAATTTTAAATTGAAATAAATCTAAATCGTTAAACTCTTTTTGATGCCCAATCCAAGAACTGGAAACACTTAAATCTAAATGTTCAATTTTATTTTTATTGATTGTCGGGAACAATTCAGCCAAAGAAAAATCTTGTTTTTTAGCCCAGTTTTCGAATTTATGTTTATTTGGATGTGCAGAAAAACCACACGCATTTCTAAAACTATAATGTGCAAAATCCTCAGAAACTGTTTTCCATTTTTTTAGTAATTCCCACGCAGGTTTTTCACTAATTAATAAATAGGTGTTTTCTGGATTTTCTTTTTTGTTAATGGCAGCTTTTGTCACAGAAATTACCAAACGAATTCCTATTAATGTGTATAAAAATTTTAACTCTTTTGCTTCTAATTTAAAAGTAGCATTGTAACCTTTTACAATCGATAAACTTGCTTCTAAAGGATCGTTATGATGCATAATTGCATAACAACAAGTAATGGCAACATCGTTAATTACTTGTGTTTTTATGGCATCTCCAAAATCTATAATTGAAGTTACAGTTGGCTTCAATAAATCTTCTGAAACTAAAATATTATGGTCATTCACATCATTATGAACCACACTTTTTCGAAGTTTTTTATAGTCTTTTTCGAAATAAAAAAACCGATTTAAAAAGTAAGAAACTAATTCTTTTTTTCCTTTAGAAAACAAATGTAAATGGTCTTTTACCCAAGAGGTTTGTGCATTATCCCAAACAAATTTTCTTGCTGCTTCTTTATGCTTAAAACCTAACAGTTTATGGGTAATTTCTCCTACTTTTTGGCCTAAACTAAAGCGCAAATCATTTAGTTGCGGATTTACTCTCGACCAAATTCTGCCCTCCATCCAAGAAAGTAAACGTACTTTTCTAAAGATGCCTTTTTCTGTTTCAATTTCTGAAATATAATTCCCAGAATTGGTTTTAATCAATTGAGGAAAAGCTTTGTTTTTAGCAGAATTAGAAAGATGTAATAATATTTTTTCCTGAAAATCTAACTCAGATTCAGATGAATTTTCATTCGCTATTTTTAAAATATAAGTGGGTTTGTTGTCTACTTTAATTTTAAAATTAGCATCTAATTCTCCTGGTAATTTCGAAGCTTTACCTTTAATGGAATATTGTTCAAAAAGAATTTTTTCAGCTTCAGGAATTTGCATCGAAACAACTATTTTAAGTTTTTAAAAGTTTTATTTATTTCTATAAAATTGGTCTTATTTTTCTTCGAAAACGGAATTAAATAAAAACCATAAGAATAGGTGTTATTTGCTTTAAACTGGTACTTTTCTTGCGGTTTAGAATACCAACTATCGTCTCCTGCAACTCCACGTTGGCCTAAATCTATATTTAATTGCACCAAGTTTTTCTCTTTAATATCAGTCGTATGTTTGCTTTTATTCGATTTTTTATAATCCAAACCAGCTGTAGTATCAAAATCTTCATTTTCCATGTGAAGCGCACTAAAACTTACTAAATTTTTATTAGAAGAAACTATTAAAAGTCCGTTGTTGGAATTGTTAGAAACCGCTAACCAACGCGTGTCAGTTTTATAACCATTGTCTTGCGGACGAATGTAAGGCACATATTGGTCGCTCACTTTAGAAGTGTACAAATCTACAAATGCAGATGCTTTTCTATCTTGATAATTCTCCCAAGGTCCGCGCCCGAAATAAGTAAGATTATTAAATTCTTTTTGAACCTGCATTCGCATTCCAATTCTTGGAATATCTCCTTTGTAATTAGATGAATTTAAAGTATTTTCAATTTTAATAACACCATTATCTAAAATAGAATAAGAGGATAAAGATGTGGTGTTTACGCCAGGTAAATTATAGGTAATATTTACTAAAACAGTATTGTTTTCAAGCGTTTTTGTTTCTATATTTTTTACAGTTGCATTTAAAGAAGCATTTTTCCATTCGATATTATTTTTATCCATTCCGTTTCCAAAATCGTTGTCGGTAACAGCTCTCCAGAAATTTGGTTTCGGTCCTTTTTGATTGTTTAAAAGTTCGTTGTTTTCGAAAATGTAAGAGATAATTTGCCCTTTATTTTTATCGAAATTAATTTTGAAATTATTTCCAGAAACTACAATTGAGTTTCTATTTTCTGAAACTTTCGATTTATCATTATTTTTTAATTCAGTTGCTTTAGCAACGTATTTTCTATCTAAAGCAATTTGCTCATGAGCAATTTCGAAACCTTTTGGTAATAAACCCCAAGCGTTTTTTGTAGTGGCAGAAATTTCAACAAAATATTCTGTATTTGGTGTAAATTGAATATTTTTTAAAGGAATTCGAATGAGTTTTCCAGTATGTGTTTCAACGGAAATATCTGTGAAAGAGGTTTTTTCTAAAACTTTCCCATCTGCTTTAATTTTAACGGAGAAATTAAAATTATCTAAGTTGGTAAAATCATACAAATTTTCAAGTAAAACTCTTAATTCGTTATGTCTATTAATTCCTTTTTCCTTGAAGTTTATGAATTCGTGCGCTTTTTTAACTTCATATAAACCCGGTTGTGGCGTTCTGTCTGGAAAAACAATTCCGTTATTTAAAAATGTATTGTCAGTTGGCATATTTTTACCATAATCGCCACCATACGCATAAAATTTTTCTCCTTTTTCGTTTGTTTTCCAAATGGATTGATCTACCCAATCCCAAATAAAGCCACCTTGTAGATTGTCATATAATTCAATAATATCCCAATAATCTTGGAAATTTCCTGTACTATTTCCCATTGCATGTGCATATTCACTCGGAATAAAAGGACGATCTGTTTTCGATTTTCCAATTTCTTCGAACAATCTTGGAGAAGGATATTGAGGCACAATTATATCTGTATTCGAATCCATATCAAACAAACTACCATCGTAATCTTTGTAAGGTCTTTCGTATTGAACAGGTCTTTTTGTTTTGTCGTTTGCTTTCATTTCAGCATAACCTTTAAAGAAATTCACGCCATTTCCAGCTTCATTTCCCATAGACCAAATTACAACTGAAGGATGGTTTTTATCGCGTTTAACCATGCGAACCATTCTGTCTACATGTGCTTTTTCCCAATTTGGTTTTTTCGCCAAAGAATATTTTCCATAATACATTCCATGAGACTCGATATTTGCTTCATCTACCACATAAATTCCATAAATATCGCACAATTCATAAAAACGTTTTCCTCTTGGATAATGACTTAAACGAACTGCGTTTATGTTGTTTTCTTTCCAAAGTTTTATGTCTTTTAAAATTAATTCTTCCGACATTACATGCCCAGTTTCTGGATCTGCTTCCTGTGTATTTACACCTTTTAAAGTAATTCGTTGTCCGTTTACTAACAATAAACCTTGTTTAATTTCCACAGAACGAAAACCAATTTTTGTATTTGAAACCTCTAATATATTTCCTTTAGAATCTTTTACCTTTATTAAAAGTGAATATAAATTTGGGTGTTCTGCACTCCATTGTTTTACATTTGGAATCGTTGCAGAAAAATTAACTTTTCCTTTCGATTTTTTTGAAATGTGATTCGTTTCTTCTTCTGTTTTTACAGCTTGATTATTCTTATCTAAAAGTTGATATTCAATGGTTGTTTTTTTTGTTTTATTCAAATGATTTTCAACATTAATTTCTAAATTAAAAACACCATTTTTATAAGCGTCATCTAATATGGAAGTTACTTCGAAATCTTGAATTCTAACTTTTGGCTGTGCATAGACAAAAACGCCACGCTCAATTCCACTAATTCTCCAAAAATCTTGGCATTCTAAATAAGAACCATCTGTCCATCTAAAAATTTGAATCGCCAAAGTATTTTTTCCTGATTTTACAGCATCTGTAATATTGAATTCCGCAGGTAATTTACTCCCTTGAGAATACCCAATATATTTTTCATTCAACCATACAAAACCACCAGATTTCATGGCGCCAATGTGTAAGAAAACTTCCTTTTCGTTCCAATTTCTATCTATAGTAAACTCTTTAACATAAGAACCAACAGGGTTGTAGTTGTCTGGAACATCACCTGGGTTTTTTGGATATCTTGTGTCCACTAATTCCATATCATCTGCAATCATCGCTTTGTAATCTGCAAATTCGTATTGATGATTTACATAAATGGGTGTTCCAAAACCTTCCACTTCCCAATTAGAAGGGACTTTTATATCGCTCCAATTTTTAGTATTAAAACCTTCTTTCATAAAAGTAGTAGGTCTATCCTTCGGATTTTTAACCCAATTAAATTTCCAAATTCCGTTTAAAGATTTGT from the Polaribacter cellanae genome contains:
- a CDS encoding glycoside hydrolase family 2 TIM barrel-domain containing protein, with product MKYFSTFFISFVVFTLNSQQKNPIKDYKYYIENEQIISENKLDAHASFTSFSNEKSSFSNKPEFYKSLNGIWKFNWVKNPKDRPTTFMKEGFNTKNWSDIKVPSNWEVEGFGTPIYVNHQYEFADYKAMIADDMELVDTRYPKNPGDVPDNYNPVGSYVKEFTIDRNWNEKEVFLHIGAMKSGGFVWLNEKYIGYSQGSKLPAEFNITDAVKSGKNTLAIQIFRWTDGSYLECQDFWRISGIERGVFVYAQPKVRIQDFEVTSILDDAYKNGVFNLEINVENHLNKTKKTTIEYQLLDKNNQAVKTEEETNHISKKSKGKVNFSATIPNVKQWSAEHPNLYSLLIKVKDSKGNILEVSNTKIGFRSVEIKQGLLLVNGQRITLKGVNTQEADPETGHVMSEELILKDIKLWKENNINAVRLSHYPRGKRFYELCDIYGIYVVDEANIESHGMYYGKYSLAKKPNWEKAHVDRMVRMVKRDKNHPSVVIWSMGNEAGNGVNFFKGYAEMKANDKTKRPVQYERPYKDYDGSLFDMDSNTDIIVPQYPSPRLFEEIGKSKTDRPFIPSEYAHAMGNSTGNFQDYWDIIELYDNLQGGFIWDWVDQSIWKTNEKGEKFYAYGGDYGKNMPTDNTFLNNGIVFPDRTPQPGLYEVKKAHEFINFKEKGINRHNELRVLLENLYDFTNLDNFNFSVKIKADGKVLEKTSFTDISVETHTGKLIRIPLKNIQFTPNTEYFVEISATTKNAWGLLPKGFEIAHEQIALDRKYVAKATELKNNDKSKVSENRNSIVVSGNNFKINFDKNKGQIISYIFENNELLNNQKGPKPNFWRAVTDNDFGNGMDKNNIEWKNASLNATVKNIETKTLENNTVLVNITYNLPGVNTTSLSSYSILDNGVIKIENTLNSSNYKGDIPRIGMRMQVQKEFNNLTYFGRGPWENYQDRKASAFVDLYTSKVSDQYVPYIRPQDNGYKTDTRWLAVSNNSNNGLLIVSSNKNLVSFSALHMENEDFDTTAGLDYKKSNKSKHTTDIKEKNLVQLNIDLGQRGVAGDDSWYSKPQEKYQFKANNTYSYGFYLIPFSKKNKTNFIEINKTFKNLK
- a CDS encoding aminotransferase class III-fold pyridoxal phosphate-dependent enzyme — encoded protein: MQIPEAEKILFEQYSIKGKASKLPGELDANFKIKVDNKPTYILKIANENSSESELDFQEKILLHLSNSAKNKAFPQLIKTNSGNYISEIETEKGIFRKVRLLSWMEGRIWSRVNPQLNDLRFSLGQKVGEITHKLLGFKHKEAARKFVWDNAQTSWVKDHLHLFSKGKKELVSYFLNRFFYFEKDYKKLRKSVVHNDVNDHNILVSEDLLKPTVTSIIDFGDAIKTQVINDVAITCCYAIMHHNDPLEASLSIVKGYNATFKLEAKELKFLYTLIGIRLVISVTKAAINKKENPENTYLLISEKPAWELLKKWKTVSEDFAHYSFRNACGFSAHPNKHKFENWAKKQDFSLAELFPTINKNKIEHLDLSVSSSWIGHQKEFNDLDLFQFKIEQLQKQVPTKIIAGGYLEPRSLYTSTSYNKVGNYGKESRTIHLGIDFWLPENTPVHTLFDGEVVVADNNSNNKNYGGFIILKHQQKDFHFYTLYGHNTAESVLKHKTGDFIEKGTQIAILANYPENGNWAPHLHFQVFLSMLDCINDFPGVAFFNEIDVWKSICPNPNLLFKVDGFKENLIDISDEILIERKAHLGKGMSLQYKKPLHIVRGLDQYLMDFSGRKYLDTVNNVAHVGHENFEVVKAGQKQMAVLNTNTRYLHENIHILAKELLETLPKELSVLHFVNSGSEANELALRMVKTVTNSQEIIASEIGYHGNTNATVNISSYKFDGKGGKGTPKNTHIFPIPNSFRGKYRGKNTAKNYANEVQLLIDNIHQQNKKVGGFIIEPIISCGGQVELPEGFLEKVYQKIKKAGGLCISDEVQTGIGRMGKTFWGFQLHNVIPDIVTIGKPLGNGHPIAAVACTKEVAEKFANGMEFFNTFGGNPVSCAIATQVLQTVKNNNLQKNAFKVGDYLKQELLTLSKEFPIIGNVRGQGLFLGFELVNKELQPLPKQTDYLINRMKGFGILMSSDGPDNNVIKIKPPIIFSKKDAQEAIFYLKLVFKESFMNLTKI